From the genome of Spinacia oleracea cultivar Varoflay chromosome 2, BTI_SOV_V1, whole genome shotgun sequence, one region includes:
- the LOC110774963 gene encoding uncharacterized protein — translation MNKMKFASFGQCYLHVQYLLASLMLIYGFTTQFSSNPNTSQVGNVALAVGFLLIMLINLYDLICSIIGFGNQSSKVELLMDLESAIPTIRFVGALLSLGSMITNQGQASMVWFGVVGSFLIFIGGLLNTFRVLKMNQMQRQQ, via the exons ATGAACAAGATGAAGTTTGCAAGTTTTGGGCAGTGCTACCTCCATGTGCAGTACCTGCTGGCTTCCCTGATGCTAATCTATGGTTTTACAACGCAGTTTTCATCAAACCCGAATACGTCGCAAGTTGGGAATGTTGCTCTCGCAGTTGGATTTTTACTCATTATGCTCATCAATCTATATGATTTGATATGTAGTATAATAGGATTTGGTAACCAGTCTTCAAAAGTAGAGCTTTTGATGGATCTTGAGTCTGCAATTCCAACTATTCGTTTTGTTGGGGCACTACTCTCACTTGGATCCATGATCACAAATCAG GGACAAGCTTCTATGGTGTGGTTTGGAGTGGTAGGAAGCTTCTTGATCTTCATAGGAGGATTGTTGAACACCTTTAGGGTATTGAAGATGAACCAGATGCAACGACAACAATAG